A genomic window from Algoriphagus sp. Y33 includes:
- a CDS encoding GntR family transcriptional regulator has translation MKPKFISISEDIIEKIKSRELQPGDRVPSENELIKRYEVSNTTARKSLLEIESRGWAQRIKGKGTFVLNRNEDHRILRTLGSIDSTRRGFNESLKAEGFNPKNIVLEKTILNHGVSSEISGKHYIMEGPILKIHQVRYANDIVLKDEIKYISLKLCPKINKMSTEISYFKIYEDKYDLKISDIKQNLSTMILMPQAEGNNFEVSDPLPAFVLDSVVLCYSDTVVEIEKSYYRGDKYKFAIVANPEYYSESSTPETNHADK, from the coding sequence ATGAAACCAAAATTCATATCTATTAGTGAAGATATCATTGAGAAAATAAAATCCAGGGAATTACAACCGGGAGATAGGGTGCCCTCTGAGAATGAACTGATAAAACGATATGAAGTAAGCAATACTACAGCCCGCAAAAGTCTTCTGGAAATCGAATCTAGAGGTTGGGCCCAGCGAATAAAGGGAAAAGGGACTTTTGTTTTGAACAGGAACGAAGATCATCGCATTCTCCGCACTCTGGGGTCTATTGATTCTACCCGGAGGGGGTTCAATGAGAGTTTGAAGGCAGAAGGTTTTAATCCGAAAAATATTGTACTGGAAAAAACAATATTAAATCACGGGGTTTCCTCTGAGATCAGTGGAAAGCACTATATCATGGAAGGCCCTATTCTCAAAATCCATCAAGTGCGCTATGCCAACGATATTGTGCTGAAAGATGAAATTAAGTACATTTCTCTCAAGCTTTGTCCCAAGATTAATAAGATGTCTACCGAGATTTCATATTTCAAAATCTACGAAGACAAGTACGATCTTAAGATCTCAGATATTAAACAAAACCTTAGCACAATGATCCTGATGCCTCAAGCAGAAGGAAATAATTTTGAAGTTTCGGATCCTTTGCCTGCCTTTGTGCTTGACAGTGTAGTTCTGTGTTATTCAGATACAGTCGTTGAAATTGAGAAATCTTACTATCGTGGAGACAAATATAAATTTGCCATTGTCGCCAATCCCGAATATTATAGCGAATCGTCTACTCCAGAAACAAACCATGCAGACAAATGA
- a CDS encoding dihydrodipicolinate synthase family protein: MKNIPLKGIIAYPITPFDIDEKVDIPLFKTMVERLIANGSHGIAPLGSTGVLPYLTDEEKEAVTEATIQQVNARVPVVVGVSNLTTERTVYHARFAEKAGATALMIIPMSYWKLTDDEIVKHYDAVAEQVSIPIMAYNNPATGGVDMSPALLKRLLQIPNVTMIKESTGDVQRMHYLRKELGEDVAFYNGSNPLALAAFAAGAAGWCTAAPNLIPKLNLGLYEAMVKSDLPLAQKIFYEQIHLLRFIVNKGLPRSIKAGLTIIGEEGGNLRSPLKPLSSIESQELRSILTTLR; this comes from the coding sequence ATGAAAAATATACCTTTAAAAGGAATTATTGCCTATCCGATTACACCATTCGACATAGATGAGAAAGTTGATATTCCGCTTTTTAAGACTATGGTAGAAAGGCTTATTGCCAACGGTTCACACGGCATCGCGCCTCTGGGGAGCACAGGAGTTCTTCCATATCTTACCGATGAAGAGAAAGAAGCGGTTACGGAAGCTACTATCCAACAAGTAAATGCACGTGTTCCTGTAGTGGTGGGCGTTTCCAACCTGACAACAGAACGCACCGTTTACCACGCCAGGTTTGCGGAAAAAGCAGGGGCAACTGCCTTAATGATTATTCCAATGAGTTATTGGAAATTAACCGATGATGAAATAGTTAAGCACTATGATGCTGTTGCCGAACAGGTTTCTATCCCGATCATGGCTTATAATAATCCTGCCACCGGTGGAGTGGATATGTCTCCTGCATTGCTTAAACGGTTGCTTCAGATACCCAATGTCACTATGATAAAGGAAAGTACCGGAGATGTTCAGCGGATGCACTACCTACGAAAAGAACTGGGGGAAGATGTAGCATTTTATAATGGTTCAAATCCATTAGCTCTGGCTGCATTTGCAGCAGGTGCAGCCGGGTGGTGCACAGCAGCTCCTAATCTGATACCCAAGCTGAACTTAGGACTTTATGAAGCCATGGTAAAAAGCGATTTACCATTAGCCCAAAAAATATTCTACGAGCAGATTCATTTATTAAGGTTTATTGTAAACAAAGGGTTGCCCAGATCAATTAAAGCAGGGTTAACGATTATAGGAGAAGAAGGTGGAAATTTAAGAAGTCCATTAAAACCACTTTCATCCATTGAATCACAGGAATTGAGGTCGATCCTAACTACACTCAGGTAA
- a CDS encoding cupin domain-containing protein, which translates to MKLEEKQFSSKDFHETFDRPRYVKPTKLIHKNVEQAGQHDQFSTERKHPVFFVDLPTKNVSMTIGGLLNDQITNRHRHTYETVLYVIEGEGWTEIEGEKVEWQAGDAVYIPSWAWHRHGNRSRKKEAKYIACENAPQLQNLGVALREEEGRDL; encoded by the coding sequence ATGAAACTTGAAGAAAAGCAATTCAGCTCAAAGGATTTTCATGAAACATTTGACCGTCCTAGGTATGTAAAACCCACTAAGCTCATCCACAAAAATGTGGAGCAGGCCGGCCAACATGACCAATTTTCCACCGAAAGGAAGCATCCCGTATTCTTTGTTGACTTACCGACCAAAAATGTCAGTATGACAATCGGAGGACTTTTAAATGACCAAATCACCAACCGCCACCGACACACTTACGAAACAGTTTTATATGTAATTGAAGGGGAGGGCTGGACAGAAATTGAAGGAGAAAAAGTGGAATGGCAGGCAGGTGATGCTGTATATATTCCTTCCTGGGCTTGGCACAGGCACGGAAACCGCAGCCGCAAAAAAGAAGCAAAATACATTGCATGCGAAAATGCACCACAGTTACAAAACTTGGGAGTAGCCCTTCGAGAAGAAGAAGGCCGAGACCTGTAA
- a CDS encoding PLP-dependent aminotransferase family protein — protein sequence MLRPWELQIDLDLKDTKAVYLQIADAIIDAIKKNKLKSGDCLPGSRKLASLLKVNRNTVVQALNVLLIEGWLTTVERKGIFVAEILPAGSRVFSQDIDYPTEKNRPNPKPSIVFDDGFPDSKLAPIDALAKAYREIFSRKGRRQLMGYSEAQGDYPFREAISQMLNFKRNLTTDPSQIVVTRGSQMAMFLTSHCIIDKGDMVIIENPGYKPAWLAFENAGAKLVPVGVDEQGIVVEEIREILKKHTIKAIYITPHHQFPTTVTLSIKRRYELIELSNIHNFYLIEDDYDHEFHFAARPVFPVGSLAHIDNYVYIGTMSKIVAPALRIGYLFTNQTLTDKIVALRKIIDVQGDSMMEQAVLELIKEGAIKRHLKRVSAIYLKKRDYFENLLTAHLNTRVDFQKPNGGLAFWLKPKKEIDIFDLAARLERKGILILTPDKYSYREPIMGLRLGFASLTEDQLETGIKTLVPLLD from the coding sequence ATGCTTAGACCTTGGGAACTCCAAATCGACCTTGACTTGAAGGATACAAAAGCTGTTTATTTACAGATAGCTGATGCGATTATAGATGCCATCAAAAAGAACAAACTTAAAAGCGGTGATTGTCTGCCAGGTAGCCGTAAACTTGCCAGCCTATTAAAAGTTAACCGTAACACCGTAGTGCAAGCCCTTAATGTACTTTTGATCGAAGGTTGGTTGACTACGGTTGAGCGTAAAGGAATTTTTGTAGCGGAAATCCTTCCTGCCGGTTCAAGAGTTTTTTCTCAGGATATTGATTATCCGACGGAGAAGAATAGACCAAACCCCAAACCTTCTATCGTGTTTGACGATGGTTTTCCAGATAGCAAACTTGCCCCAATTGATGCGTTAGCCAAGGCTTACAGAGAAATTTTTAGCCGAAAAGGAAGAAGGCAACTGATGGGATACTCAGAGGCTCAAGGCGATTACCCATTTAGAGAAGCCATCAGCCAAATGCTGAATTTCAAACGAAATCTTACTACAGATCCAAGCCAAATTGTAGTTACACGTGGTAGCCAAATGGCGATGTTCCTGACTTCCCATTGTATAATTGATAAAGGTGATATGGTGATAATTGAGAATCCGGGCTATAAACCTGCTTGGCTAGCCTTTGAAAATGCCGGGGCAAAGTTGGTTCCCGTCGGGGTGGATGAGCAAGGCATCGTGGTAGAGGAAATAAGGGAGATCTTAAAAAAGCATACCATCAAAGCTATTTATATAACTCCACATCATCAGTTCCCCACTACGGTAACTCTTAGTATAAAGAGACGATATGAACTCATTGAGCTTAGTAATATCCATAATTTCTACCTGATTGAAGATGACTATGATCACGAGTTCCATTTTGCGGCCCGACCGGTTTTTCCTGTTGGAAGTTTGGCACATATAGACAACTATGTTTATATCGGAACAATGAGTAAAATTGTCGCTCCTGCACTGCGGATAGGATATTTATTCACAAATCAAACCTTGACAGATAAAATAGTGGCACTGCGTAAAATAATAGATGTCCAGGGAGATTCCATGATGGAACAGGCTGTATTAGAACTCATTAAAGAAGGGGCGATTAAGCGGCACTTGAAAAGGGTGAGTGCCATTTATTTGAAAAAAAGAGACTACTTTGAAAATCTGCTCACAGCACATCTGAATACCAGGGTGGATTTCCAAAAACCAAACGGAGGCCTTGCCTTTTGGCTGAAACCAAAAAAAGAGATCGATATTTTTGATCTGGCAGCCCGGTTGGAAAGAAAAGGGATTTTAATTTTAACCCCTGACAAATACAGTTATAGGGAGCCGATAATGGGGTTAAGGCTTGGTTTTGCTTCGTTGACAGAAGATCAACTGGAAACGGGAATAAAAACTCTTGTACCACTATTAGACTGA